The genomic DNA CATGCGCGAAGGCGTTGGCCCCCACCACGGCCTTGTTGGGCTGGACCACGAAGCCGGTCGTCTGGCTGACCATGCGGCTCGCCGCCACGATGTGCCGGGTATCGATGGCCAGGTCCAGGCCGAAGTAGTCCTTGCGGGTCTTCACCGCCATAACGATCTCCTCGAGCGAGCAGTTGCCCGCGCGCTCGCCGAGCCCGTTGATCGTGCATTCGACCTGCCGGGCGCCGCCGATCTTCACGCCCGCCAGGGAGTTCGCGACGGCCATGCCCAGGTCGTTGTGACAATGCACCGACCAGACCGCCTTGTCGCTGTTCGGAATGCGCTCGCGCAGGTCTCGAATGAAGTTGCCGTAGAGCTCCGGGATGGCGTAGCCCACCGTGTCGGGGACATTGATGGTCGTCGCACCTTCCTGGATGACGGCCTCGAGGACGCGACACAGGAAGTCCGGATCGCTGCGATAGCCGTCCTCGGGACTGAACTCGACATCAGCGATCAGGTTGCGCGCGAAGCGCACCGAGAGCCGCGCTTGCTCGAACACTTCGTCCGGCGTCATTCGCAGTTTCTTTTCCATGTGCAGCGGCGAGGTCGCGATGAAGGTATGGATGCGGCCGTTGGCTGCGCCCTTGAGCGCCGCTGCCGCGCGCGAGATGTCGCGATCGTTGGCGCGCGAAAGACCGCACACGGTCGAATCCTTGATGGCGTTGGCAATCGCCACCACAGCGTCGAAATCGCCGTTCGAGCTGGCAGGAAAGCCCGCCTCGATGACGTCGACCCGCAGGCGCTCCAGCAAGCGCGCGATGCGCAGCTTCTCATCCTTGGTCATGGAGGCGCCCGGGGACTGCTCGCCATCGCGCAAGGTGGTGTCGAAAATGATGAGTTTGTCGGCCATCGTGGATCTCCAGAATCTTTATGCGGGCTCAGCCAAGGATTGTGCGCTGCGCGCACCCTGCGCCCGCGCCCGCTGCAATCCCGAGACGATGGCTTTGAGCGACGCTGAAATGATGTTGGCGTCCATGCCGACGCCG from Variovorax sp. PBL-E5 includes the following:
- a CDS encoding 2-isopropylmalate synthase, with amino-acid sequence MADKLIIFDTTLRDGEQSPGASMTKDEKLRIARLLERLRVDVIEAGFPASSNGDFDAVVAIANAIKDSTVCGLSRANDRDISRAAAALKGAANGRIHTFIATSPLHMEKKLRMTPDEVFEQARLSVRFARNLIADVEFSPEDGYRSDPDFLCRVLEAVIQEGATTINVPDTVGYAIPELYGNFIRDLRERIPNSDKAVWSVHCHNDLGMAVANSLAGVKIGGARQVECTINGLGERAGNCSLEEIVMAVKTRKDYFGLDLAIDTRHIVAASRMVSQTTGFVVQPNKAVVGANAFAHASGIHQDGVLKARDTYEIMRAEDVGWSANKIVLGKLSGRNAFKQRLLELGVTMESEGDINAAFARFKELADRKSEIFDEDILALVSDEELSHVAEQFGFVSLSQHSETGERPQARVVFTVRGKEVTGESDGNGPVDASLKAIEAHVKSGAEMVLYSVNAISGSTESQGEVTVRLQNAGRVVNGVGADPDIVVASAKAYLSALNKLQSQAERVAAQG